cacaagtctggttcatccttgggagaaatatccaaacgcctgaaggtaccacgttcagctGTACAAATAATCTCCTAGcgatgaacttactttggtgcgaaaagtgcaaatcaatccctgaacaacagcaaaggaccttgtaaagatggaggaaacaggtacaaaagcatctatatccacataacctgaaaggccgctcagcaagaaagatgacactgctccaaaaccaccataaaaaaagccagactaaggtttgcaactgaacatggggacaaagatcgtactttttggagaaatgtcctgtggtctgatgaaacaaaaatagaactgtttggccataatgaccatcgttatgtttggaggaaaaagggggaggcttgcaagccgaagaacaccatcccaaccgtgatgcacgggggtggcagcatcatggtgtaggggtactttgctgcagaagtgactggtgcacttcacaaaatagataacaTCAtggggaggaaaattatgtggatatattgaagcaacatctcaagacatcagtcaggaagttaaagcttggtcacaaatgggtcttccaaatggacaatgaccccaagcatacttccaaagatgtggcaaaatggcttaaggaaacaaagtcaaggtattggagtggccatcacaaagccctgacctcaatcttatataaagtttgtgggcagaactgaaaaagcgtgtgcgagcaaggaggcctacaaacctgactcagttactccagctctgtcaggaggaatgggccaaaattcacccaacttattgtgggaagcttgtggaaggctacccgaaacctttgacccaagtaaacaatttaaaggcaatgctaccaaatactaattgagtgtatgtaaacttctgacccactgggaatgtgatgaaagaaatacaagctgaaataaatcattctctctactattattctgacatttcacattcttaaaataaaatggtaaacctaactgacctaagacagggaatttttactgggattaaatgttaggaattgtgaaaaaactgagtttaaatgtatttggctaaggtgtatgtaaacttctgacttcaactgtaagtcatAATTTTATTATGGTATGTGTTGCACATGAGCAtattctgactggctggctgactggctggctgactggctgactgactggctggctgactggctggctgactggctgactgactgactggctggctgactggctggctgactggctggctgactggctggctgactgactggctggctgactgactggctggctgactggctggctgactggctggctgactggctggctgactgactggctggctgactggctggctgactgactggctgactgactgactggctgactggctggctgactggctggctgactggctggctgactgactggctggctgactggctggctgactggctggctgactggctgactggctgactgactggctggctgactgactggctgactggctggctgactggctgactgactgactggctggctgactgactggctgactggctggctgactggctggctgactgactggctgactggctggctgactgactgactgactggctgactggctgactggctggctgactggctggctgactgactggctggctgactgactggctgactggctggctgactggctggctgactgactggctgactggctggctgactgactgactgactggctgactggctgactggctggctgactggctggctgactgactggctggctgactgactggctgactaactaCCTAACTGACAAAAAAATAACTAGCtaattaactgactgactgactcctcTCAGCCTTCCGGTTTTATCATCACAGAAAATAACATTTTCTCAAGCTGTTTGTTAGTGGGTGTGACCTGGCTAAAGCTTTCTGTTAAAAGGCTTGTTGAACATTATACTGGACAAAGCTGTGTAGAGGCAGAAGTCTAATGTTGGGGGTTATGATGACTAAACTCACAACACGCTCACACTCTTCTTTTAGTTCAGAACGACACTATTTGTCTTCGTGATGAGTGTGATGCAACAGCAACACTCTTGATAACATCTCGATGTTTCCTCAATGATGTGGATGTTTCTATCCTCCACTGTGATCTGCCATGTCATCCAGGTTCAGCTTAGTAGCCAATAGTCCATCTATATCTCATGTTCTCTCCCCcgcctctcccctgcctcccccccctgcctctctccctccctctcccctgcctctctccctccctctccccctgcctctccctcctctcccccctgcctctccctccgcctctctcccCGTCCCCCATCTCTCCCCGTCCCCCTCAGatatcccccatctctctccgtcCCGGCAGAGTAATCTTTTTATTACACCCATCACACCCTGGCCCCCCTgtcctctctttcatattgtaGTCAAAGCGTGGTAGGAGCAGGACACTGGGGTCTCTAGTATCGCCACCTAAcgacctctcctcctctaccgcCATGATGCTCTCTACCAAACACATGATGGCCGCATCGATGTTGGTGTTGTCCTGCGAGGGGGagtgggatgggggagagagagagaattcaattttcactcccatatctattgggtgaaataccacagaatgccatcacagcagcaagatgtgacctgttgtcacaagaaaagggcaaccagtgaagaacaaacaccattgtaaataaagtacacacacagagagagaacgagacagacagacagactgggggatagacaggggggagagagagaacgagacagacagacagacagactgggggatagacagggggagagagaacgagacagacagacagacagactgactgggggatagacagggggagagagaacgagacagacagacagacagacagacagacagacagacagactgggggatagacagggagagagagaacgagacagacagactgggggatagacagggggagagagagaacgagacagacagacagacagactgggggatagacagggggagagagaacgagacagacagacagacagactgactgggggatagacagggggagagagaacgagacagacagacagactgactgggggatagacagggggagagagaacgagacagacagacagacagacagactgggggatagacagggggagagagaacgaggacagccagacagacagactgactggggGATAGactagggggagagagaacgaggacagacagacagacagactgactgggggatagaacagggggagagagaacgagacagacagacagactgactggggGCATAACAGGGGGCAGAAAGAAACGAGACAGACGACAGAAgactgggggatagacagggggagagagaaacgagaccagacagaacagactgactgggggatagacagtgggaggagaggtaggagagagtaGGAAGcgagaacgagacagacagacagacagactggggatagacagggggagagagaacgagacagacagacagacagacagactgggggatagacagggggagagagaacgagaagacagacagacagacagactgggggatagacagggggagagagaacgagacagacagaagacagactgggggatagacagggggagagagaacgagacagacagacagactgggggatagacagggggagagagaacgagacagacagacagactgggggatagacagggggagagagaacgagacagacagacagactgggggatagacagggggagagagaacgagacagacagacagactgggggatagacagggggagagagaacgagacagacagacagactgggggatagacagggggagagagagaacgagacagacagacagactgggggatagacagggggagagagagaacgagacagacagacagacctgggggatagacagggggagagagagaacgagacagacagacagactgggggatagacagggggagagagagaacgagacagacagacagactgggggatagacagggggagagagaacgaacagacagacagacagactgggggatagacagggggagagagaacgagacagacagacagaactgggGGATAGACAGTGGGGAggagaacgagacagacagacagacagactgggggatagacaggggggagagagagaacgagacagacaaCAGACTAGGGGGATagaccagggggagagagagaacgagacagacagacaactgggggatagacagggggagagaagaacgagacagagacagacagactgggggatagacagggggagagagagaacgagacagacagacagactgggggatagacagggggagagagagaacgagacagacagaccagactgggggatagacagggggaggaagaacgagacagacagcctactgggggatagacaggggaggaggaaacgagacagacagacagaactgggggaagagagagagagaacgagacagacagactgggggatagacaggggggagagagagaacgagacagacagactgggggatagacagggggagagagagaacgagacagacagacagactgggggatagacagggggagagagagaacgagacagacagactgggggatagacaggggggaagagagagaacgagacagacagacagactgggggatagacagggggagagagagaaacgagacagacagactgggggatagacagggggagagagagaacgagacagacagacagactgggggatagacagggggagagagagaacgagagacagactgggggatagacagggggagagagagaacgagacagacagacagactgacagacagactgggggatagacagggggagagagagagacagagacagggggagagagagagaaagacagagacagggggagagagagaacgagacagacagacagacagactgggggatagacagggggagagagagagagacagacagacagactgggggatagacagggggagagagaacgagacagacagacagacagacagacagactgggggatagacagggggagagagagagagacagacagacagactgggggatagacagggggagagagagagagacagacagacagactggggggatagacagggggagagagaacgagacagacagacagactgggggataggacagggggagagagaacgagacagacagacagacagacagacagactgggggatagacagggggagagagacagggggagagagacagggggagagagacagggggagagagagaacgagacagacagacagactgggggatagacagggggagagagagaacgagacagacagacagactgggggatagacagagggggagagagacagggggagagagagaacgagacagacagacagactgggggatagacagggggagagaggaacgagacagacagacagacagacctgggggatagacagggggagagagagaacgagacagacagacagactgggggatagacagggggagagagaacgagacagacagacagactgggggatagacagggggagagagagagacagagacagggggagagagagagagagacagagacaggggggagagagagaacgagacagacagacagacagactgggggatagacagggggggagagagagagagacagacagacagactgggggatagacagggggagagagaacgagacagacagacagacagactgggggatagacagggggagagagagagagacagacagacagactgggggatagacagggggagagagagagagacagacagacagactgggggatagacagggggagagagaacgagacagacagacagactgggggatagacagggggagaagagaacgagacagacagacagactgggggatagacagggggagagagaacgagacagacagacagacagacagacagacagacagactgggggatagacagggggagagagacagggggagagagagacagggggagagagacagggggaggagagagagaacgagacagacagacagactgggggatagacagggggagagagagaacgagacagacagacagactgggggatagacagagggggagagagacagggggagagagagaacgagacagacagacagacagactgggggatagacagggggagagagagaacgagacagacagacagacagactgggggatagacagggggagagagagaacgagacagacagacagactgggggatagacagggggagagagaacgagacagacagacagactgggggatagacagggggagagagaacgagacagacagactgggggatagacagggggagagagagaacgagacagacagactgggggatagacagggggagagagagaacgagacagacaggctgggggatagacagggggagagagacagggggagagagagaacgagacagacagacagactggggggatagacagggggagagagagaacgagacagacagacagacagactgggggatagacagggggagagagagaacgagacagacagacagactgggggatagacagggggggagagaacgagacagacagactgggggatagacagggggagagagaacgagacagacagacagacagactgggggatagacagggggagagagagaacgagacagacagacagacagacagacagacagacagacagactgggggatagacagggggagagagagaacgagacagacagacagagactgggggatagacaggggagagagagagaacgagacagacagacagacagactggggagagagagaacgagacagacagactgggggatagacagggggagagagagcagaacgagacagacagacagactgggtgggatagacagggggagagagagaacgagacagacagacagactgggggatagacaggggagagagagaaacgagggacagcagacagacagacaggggggatagacaggggagaTAGTGaagaacgagacagacagacagacagacagggggatagacaggggcgagagagagaacgagacagacagacagacagaccagggggatagacagggggaggagagaggagaaccgagacagacagacagacagggggatagacagggggagaggagagaacgagacaggaacagacagacaggactggggcgagaagacagggggagaggagaggagaacgagGAACGAGACAGAAGCTGGGGGGGataggacagggggagagagagaacgatgacagacagacagacaagactgggggatagacagggggagagagggaacgagacgagaggaggactgggatagacgagggagagagacaggcggagctggggggagagagagacagggggagagagagaacgagacagacagacagactgggggatagacagggggagagagagaacgagacagacagacagactgggggatagacagggggagagagagaacgagacagagacagggggatagacagggggagagagagaacgagacagagacaggggggatagacgggagagagagaacgagacagacagacagacagacagactgggggagagacagggggaggagagagacgagacagacagacagactgggggatagacagggggagagagagaacgagacagacagacagacagactgggggatagacagggggagagagagaacgagacagacagagactgggggatagacagggggagagagagagaacgagacagagacagggggatagacagggggagagagagagcgagacagagacagggggatagacagggggatagacagggggagagagagagcgagacagagacaggggggatagacagggggatgagagagacgcgagacagagacaggggatagacagggggagagagagagcgagacagagacagggggatagacagggggagagagagagcgagacagagacagggggatagacagggggagagagaggagcgagacagagacagggggatagacagggggagagagagagaacgagacagagacagggggatagacagggggagagagagaacgagacagagacagggggatagacagggggagagagagaacgagacagagactAGGGGGAtagaacagggggagagagagaacgagacagagacagggggatagacagggggagagagagaagaagacagagacagggggatagacagggggagagagagaacgagacagagacagggggatagacagggggagagagagaacgagaagagacaagggggatagacagggggagagagagaacgagacagagacagggggatagacagggggagaggtgaggagaaccgagacagcagagacaggggtatagacagggggaagaggggagagagacgagacagacagacagactgggggatagacagggggaagagagaacgagacagacagacagactgggggatagacagggggagagagagaacgagacagacagactgggggatagacagggggagagagagaacgagacagacaggctgggggatagacagggggagagagacagggggagagagagaacgagacagacagacagactgggggatagacagggggagagagagaacgagacagacagacagacagactgggggatagacagggggagagagagaacgagacagacagacagactgggggatagacagggggggagagaacgagacagacagactgggggatagacagggggagagagaacgagacagacagacagacagactgggggatagacaggggggagagagagaacgagacagacagacagacagacagacagacagactgggggatagacagggggagagagagaacgagacagacagacagagactgggggatagacagggggagagagagaacgagacagacagacagacagactgggggagagagagaacgagacagacagactgggggatagacagggggagagagagaacgagacagacagacagactgggggatagacagggggagagagagaacgagacagacagacagacagacagacagggggatagacagggggagagagagaacgagacagacagacagacagacagggggatagacagggggagagagagaacgagacagacagacagacagacagggggatagacagggggagagagagaacgagacagacagacagacagacagggggatagacagggggagagagagaacgagacagacagacagacagacagggggatagacagggggagagagagaacgagacagacagacagacagacagggggatagacagggggagagagagaacgagacagacagacagacagacagggggatagacaggggggagagagagaacgagacagacagacagacagactgggggagagacagggggagagagagaacgagacagacagactgggggatagacagggggagagagagaacgagacagacagacagacagactgggggatagacagggggagagagagaacgagacagacagactgggggatagacagggggagagagacagggggagagagagaacgagacagacagacagactgggggatagacagggggagagagagaacgagacagggacagggggatagacagggggagagagagaacgagacagagacagggggatagacagggggagagagagagcgagacagagacagggggatagacagggggagagagagagcgagacagagacagggggatagacaggggggagagagagagcgagacagagacagggggatagacagggggagagagagaacgagacagagacagggggatagacagggggagagagagaacgagacagagacagggggatagacagggggagagagagaacgagacagagacagggggatagacagggggagagagagaacgagacagagacagggggatagacagggggagagagagaacgagacagagacagggggatagacaggggggagagagagaacgagacagagacagggggatagacagggggagagagagagagagacagagacagggggagaggtaAAAAGACAGTTTATAATCACAGTCCCTCACTCAGCCAGCAGGTCTTTACATTCTATGAATGAGTGTCTGCTAACATCTCCTAACATAAAGAATAAATCCCCTGATATACACTCCATACAGCAACAATAGAGACCTATCCCTCCCTATGCCGTGACCCCATGTCGTGACTTTTTACCTCTGACCTCTCACCTTGGCTGAGGTCTCATACCACCCCACGAAGCCGTGGTCTCTAGTGAAGTTCTCCAGTTTGGGCAGTTTGGAACAGAGACCAGTGCTCATTTGGTCACACTTATTACCCAATAGGACGGCCGGAATTGGCCTCCCGTTACCCAGAGCaacctgggaggagagagggatgaaggagtGGTGAGACGGAgttgtggacagagagagagacagagagagagacagagagacagagagagacagagagagagagagacagagagacacagagagggagagagacagagacagagagagagagagatgtgtaatgtttactgttaatttttgttatttttcactttatatattcactttgtatgttgtctacctcacttgctttggcaatgttaacacatgtttcccatgccaataaagcccttgaattgaattgaattgagagagagagagagagagagagagacagagacagagggagagactgatCAAGGTCTTCAATAAAATGTTAAAAGGTTATTATTAGCAAATATGACAGCAGCCACTGGctacgagagagaaagagagagagaaacagagacagataggAATGAAGGAGGGAAGGGTGAAATAGAAGAGTGAAGGGGGGAAGGGTGAAATAGAAGAGTGAAGGAGGGAAGGGTGAAATAGAAGAGTGAAGGAGGGAAGGGTGAAATAGAAGAGTGAAGGAGGGAAGGGTGAAATAGAAGAGTGAAGGAGGGAAGGGTGAAATAGAAGAGTGAAGGAGGGAAGGGTGAAATAGAAGAGTGAAGGAGGGAAGGGTGAAATAGAAGAGTGAAGGAGGGAAGGGTGAAATAGAAGAGTGAAGGAGGGAAGGGTGAAATAGAAGAGTGAAGGGGGGAAGGGTGAAATAGAAGAGTGAAGGAGGGAAGGGTGAAATAGAAGAGTGAAGGAGGGAAGGGTGAAATAGAAGAGTGAAGGAGGGAAGGGTGAATAGAAGAGTGAATGAGGGAAGGGTGAATAGAAGAGTGAATGAGGGAAGGGTGAAATAGAAGAGTGAAGGAGGGAAGGGTGAAATAGAAGAGTGAAGGAGGGAAGGGTGAAATAGAAGAGTGAAGGAGGGAAGGGTGAAATAGAAGAGTGAAGGGTGAAATAGAAGAGTGAAGGGTGAAATAGAAGAGTGAAGGAGGGAAGGGTGAAATAGAAGAGTGAAGGAGGGAAGGGTGAAATAGAAGAGTGAAGGAGGGAAGGGTGAAATAGAAGAGTGAAGGAGGGAAGGGTGAAATAGAAGAGTGAAGGAGGGAAGGGTGAAATAGAAGAGTGAAGGAGGGAAGGGTGAAATAGAAGAGTGAAGGAGGGAAGGGTGAAATAGAAGAGTGAAGGAGGGAATGGTGAAATAGAAGAGTGAAGGAGGGAAGGGTGAAATAGAAGAGTGAAGGAGGGAAGGGTGAAATAGAAGAGTGAAGGAGGGAAGGGTGAAATAGAAGAGTGAAGGGGGCTCTATTAAATGTACACAGAACTTGAGCCTCATCAGAATCTACTATGTCTTTCTGTTCTTTGTTATTTCCATGCAGGCGCGGAGCATTACAACTGGTTATAAGCATGTTATAAGCATATTATGTCCCTTGTCTTAGACCTTGGAGTCGAGGTCTCCCTTCCACTTGAGGACAGCCTGGAAGGTAGAGGCTCGGGTCATGTCAAACACCACCAACGCACCCACAGCCTCACGGTAGTACACTCGCGTCATGTTGCCATAGCGCTCCTGGCCTGGGGACACAACAACAGTGATATACCAACAactacaacaataacaacaatgttTTTCAATAAAATTATGTAAgcaactaagtgtgtgtgtgtgtgtgtgtgtatatatatatacacgtgaGTTTTCTAATGTGTAAATGTAATTTCTCCTGGAACCTCTCTCACATGATACTAATATATCGGGAAAAACCATCTGATAGACAGACACGCTATTTTAGGGCACAAACACGGGTCTGAAAAGACCGTAAGAAACCTGGGGGAAATTAATTTAACCTCTGACCATAACatttagatagacagacagacagacagagacagacagagacaacaggCTCTCTTAACAACAACACATTCTGTTCAGGATGAAAaagaatgtatatatatatatatacaaaagtataagaatgtatat
The genomic region above belongs to Oncorhynchus kisutch isolate 150728-3 linkage group LG16, Okis_V2, whole genome shotgun sequence and contains:
- the LOC116353948 gene encoding ras-related protein Rab-38 codes for the protein MQQQRLLKVLVIGDLGVGKTSIIKRYVHQIFSQHYRATIGVDFALKILNWDHKTVVRLQLWDIAGQERYGNMTRVYYREAVGALVVFDMTRASTFQAVLKWKGDLDSKVALGNGRPIPAVLLGNKCDQMSTGLCSKLPKLENFTRDHGFVGWYETSAKDNTNIDAAIMCLVESIMAVEEERSLGGDTRDPSVLLLPRFDYNMKERTGGPGCDGCNKKITLPGRREMGDI